A stretch of Cyanobacterium sp. HL-69 DNA encodes these proteins:
- a CDS encoding putative hydrolase of the HAD superfamily has translation MFISKIDYEQLDAIIFDLGGVIIEVDMGYPYDYFAQHTSEDKDILIEDLRAIALGYEIGKIGDEEFINQVKETTKLNKTDEDIKIIWNGMLGQVPSKLGKLLHKIKQEKKTFILSNTNPIHIEEVEKRFKQSIPEYPLETLFDKIYYSYEIGLHKPDQKIFEYIIKAHNLIPHRTLFIDDNIHNVNSAKKLGLQTIHMNPPMNLPHVFSSLYQENK, from the coding sequence GTGTTTATATCTAAAATAGATTACGAACAATTAGACGCTATTATTTTCGATTTGGGGGGAGTTATTATCGAGGTTGATATGGGTTATCCCTATGATTATTTTGCTCAACATACTTCAGAGGATAAAGATATTTTAATTGAAGATTTAAGGGCGATCGCCCTTGGCTACGAAATAGGAAAAATAGGAGATGAAGAATTTATTAATCAAGTAAAAGAAACTACCAAATTAAATAAAACTGACGAAGACATAAAAATAATTTGGAATGGGATGTTAGGGCAAGTACCATCAAAATTAGGGAAATTATTACATAAAATCAAACAAGAGAAAAAAACCTTTATTTTAAGCAATACAAACCCTATCCATATAGAAGAAGTAGAAAAAAGATTTAAACAATCCATTCCAGAATATCCCCTAGAAACATTATTCGATAAAATTTACTACTCCTATGAAATAGGATTACATAAACCAGACCAAAAAATATTTGAATATATAATCAAAGCCCATAACCTAATACCCCATCGCACCCTATTCATAGATGATAATATCCATAATGTGAATAGTGCCAAAAAGTTAGGCTTACAAACAATACACATGAATCCCCCCATGAATTTACCCCATGTCTTTTCTTCTCTCTACCAAGAAAATAAATAA
- the ictB gene encoding bicarbonate:Na+ symporter IctB, whose amino-acid sequence MNPSVSNPLSQWRKTSLIGKSVGLLSNWHHTSYLLQYSDAIASMLVCILLILAPFSSTTFIGVMLLAISSFWLLLTIAETNPNQITSIHLWIFFYWLASIISTAFSPLKTASFSGLVKFSLYLVFFALCARIFKHKKLLEWIATTYLLISLIVSGYGIRQKIIGVTPLATWTDTILQTADLTRVYSYLGNPNLLGGYLLPAIALGLGALILWKTIPQKALALVIVVTNITCIYFTGSRGAWLALIALLFTFLLGLNYWWAEYLSPFWRKWLVPIILGIFSLLIITAIILVEPLRLRILSMFSWRGDSSNNFRINVWYAVFQMMQDYPITGIGLGNQVFNQIYPLYMKTNFTALSSYSIFLEIPLETGIIGITFFMGILVSVLKRAMAEIKMFKEANKTIGIWIIASLAALVGLATQGVFDTVWFRPQINTLWWLLIGIIAAYPLNAMENRKIDN is encoded by the coding sequence ATGAATCCTAGCGTGTCAAATCCCCTCAGCCAATGGCGAAAAACAAGCCTCATCGGTAAAAGCGTAGGTTTACTTAGTAATTGGCATCACACCAGTTATTTATTGCAATATTCAGATGCGATCGCCTCTATGCTGGTATGTATATTATTAATATTAGCCCCCTTTTCCAGCACTACCTTCATTGGGGTAATGTTACTCGCCATTAGCAGCTTTTGGCTACTGCTTACCATCGCCGAAACCAACCCCAATCAAATTACCAGCATTCACCTATGGATATTTTTTTACTGGTTAGCCTCTATTATTTCCACCGCCTTTTCCCCCCTCAAAACAGCCTCCTTTTCAGGATTAGTAAAATTTAGTCTTTATCTCGTATTTTTTGCCCTATGTGCAAGGATATTTAAACATAAAAAACTTTTAGAATGGATAGCCACCACTTATCTCCTCATTTCCCTTATTGTCAGTGGTTACGGTATTAGACAAAAAATAATTGGTGTAACCCCCCTTGCTACATGGACGGATACAATATTGCAAACCGCTGATTTGACAAGGGTTTATAGCTATCTAGGCAACCCCAACCTTTTAGGAGGTTATTTACTTCCTGCCATTGCCCTTGGTTTAGGGGCATTAATTTTATGGAAAACCATACCCCAAAAAGCCCTTGCCCTAGTCATCGTTGTTACCAATATCACTTGTATTTACTTTACAGGAAGTAGAGGAGCATGGTTAGCATTAATTGCCCTATTATTTACCTTTTTACTAGGGTTAAATTATTGGTGGGCGGAGTATCTTTCTCCTTTTTGGCGTAAATGGTTAGTGCCGATAATTTTGGGTATATTTTCTCTTTTGATTATTACTGCCATTATTTTAGTTGAACCTTTGAGGTTAAGAATTTTGAGTATGTTTTCGTGGCGGGGAGACAGTAGTAACAACTTCCGTATTAATGTTTGGTATGCAGTATTTCAAATGATGCAAGATTACCCCATCACGGGCATAGGTTTGGGTAATCAAGTTTTTAACCAGATTTATCCTTTGTATATGAAAACTAATTTTACCGCCCTAAGTTCCTATTCTATCTTTTTAGAAATTCCCCTCGAAACAGGAATTATCGGCATTACTTTTTTTATGGGTATCCTTGTATCTGTGTTAAAAAGGGCAATGGCAGAAATCAAAATGTTTAAGGAAGCAAATAAAACCATAGGTATTTGGATAATTGCCAGTCTTGCCGCTTTGGTAGGTTTAGCCACCCAAGGGGTATTTGATACCGTTTGGTTTCGCCCTCAAATCAATACTCTATGGTGGTTATTAATTGGAATTATTGCCGCTTATCCTCTCAATGCAATGGAGAACAGAAAAATTGACAATTAA
- the vte5 gene encoding phytol kinase Vte5, whose amino-acid sequence MTLPFHQNLSISLVGLYLGILILVSEILRRYYQANSEITRKIVHIGAGQVILLAWWLNIPSDLILLASIGASIVAILSYFLPILPSVNGVGRKSLGTLFYALSIGILTFLFWDKSLPQFTAIGILIMTWGDASAALIGQKWGKNKYQFLGSTKSWEGSFTMFVVSAIVILTILFFVYPWQYYFVIVALLTALIATILESFSIVGIDNLTVPVLSTIFCYYSLYFFI is encoded by the coding sequence ATGACTTTACCGTTTCATCAAAACCTATCTATCTCATTAGTAGGTTTGTATTTAGGCATCCTTATTCTTGTCTCCGAAATTCTACGGCGTTATTATCAGGCAAACTCAGAAATAACTAGAAAAATTGTTCACATCGGGGCAGGTCAAGTTATTCTGTTAGCATGGTGGTTAAATATTCCTAGTGATCTAATTTTACTGGCATCTATCGGGGCGAGTATTGTGGCAATTCTTTCTTATTTTTTACCAATTTTACCTAGTGTTAATGGTGTGGGTAGAAAGAGTTTAGGAACTTTATTTTATGCTTTAAGTATTGGCATTTTAACCTTTTTATTTTGGGATAAATCTTTACCGCAATTTACAGCTATCGGTATTTTAATTATGACATGGGGAGATGCTTCGGCGGCTCTTATCGGACAAAAATGGGGCAAAAATAAGTATCAGTTTCTTGGGAGTACAAAAAGCTGGGAAGGTTCATTTACTATGTTTGTAGTAAGTGCGATCGTTATTTTGACCATTTTATTTTTTGTTTATCCTTGGCAGTATTATTTTGTAATAGTTGCTTTATTAACTGCTTTAATAGCTACCATTTTAGAAAGTTTTTCCATCGTTGGTATCGATAATTTAACCGTACCAGTTTTGAGTACAATTTTTTGCTACTATTCATTATATTTTTTTATTTAA
- a CDS encoding Galactose mutarotase-related protein, with product MFHISIKQDDYLTYILEDRENNSRLEVVPEKGGIITAWKLNGQDIFYLDKERFKNPQLSVRGGNPILFPICGNLPDDIFAYGGKEYQLKQHGFARDLPWEVVSQSTDEAAEIVLRLTSNEETLSVYPFEFELTFTYQLVANRLIIKQQYHNKSNQVMPFSAGFHPYFWCQDKNSLDLDIPASEYTNKAGDKTFPFSGELDYNQDEIDIAFKKITADTASFVNHTRNIKVSLEYSELFSTLVFWTLKGKNYICLEPWSAPRNGLNTGERITNLEPNTKCEGYFEIKVSNV from the coding sequence ATGTTTCATATATCCATAAAACAAGATGATTATTTAACTTATATTTTAGAAGATAGAGAAAATAATTCTCGCTTGGAGGTTGTACCAGAAAAAGGAGGTATCATTACGGCATGGAAATTGAATGGGCAGGATATATTTTATTTAGACAAGGAAAGGTTTAAAAATCCTCAGTTAAGTGTCAGGGGAGGTAATCCTATTTTGTTTCCTATCTGTGGAAATTTGCCCGATGATATATTTGCCTATGGGGGAAAGGAATATCAATTAAAGCAACATGGCTTTGCGAGGGATTTACCTTGGGAGGTTGTTTCTCAATCCACCGATGAAGCGGCAGAAATAGTTTTAAGGTTGACTAGCAATGAGGAAACTTTATCAGTTTATCCTTTCGAGTTTGAGTTGACTTTTACTTATCAGTTAGTGGCTAATCGATTGATAATTAAACAGCAATACCATAACAAGTCAAACCAAGTAATGCCTTTTTCGGCGGGATTTCATCCTTATTTTTGGTGCCAAGATAAGAATAGTTTAGATTTAGATATTCCTGCTTCTGAATATACTAATAAAGCAGGAGATAAAACTTTTCCTTTTTCTGGAGAACTAGACTACAATCAAGACGAGATTGACATTGCCTTTAAAAAGATTACTGCGGATACTGCTTCTTTTGTTAATCACACAAGAAATATCAAGGTATCATTAGAGTATTCTGAGCTTTTTTCTACCTTAGTTTTTTGGACTCTCAAAGGTAAAAATTATATTTGTCTTGAACCTTGGAGCGCCCCCAGGAATGGTTTAAACACAGGAGAAAGGATAACTAACCTTGAACCTAATACAAAGTGTGAGGGGTATTTTGAAATTAAAGTTAGTAACGTTTAA
- a CDS encoding Glycosyltransferase, which produces MIVEHKKPDHLFLFLEVFIQEGGIQSYVKDVLRAYQKLDYQGQVLVLRDKYPVDDDLMSGNLRFKGFADASPMMGRIRFMVNLLWGLIIHRPQRVFCGHIKLGGVTRLFCGLLNIPYTVLTYGKEVWDTLPPKPRQVLNDANQVITISRYSCDRIYESNNIDKDKIDILPCVVDAQRFTIAPKPPELLEKYNLQNSKVLLTVTRLWSGDIYKGVDVTIRALPKILKIYPDVKYLVVGRGDDQPRLKKLSRDLGIEEKVIFAGFVPTPELVSHYQVCDAYIMPSQEGFGIVYLEAMACGKPVLSGDNDGSADPLQDGHLGWRVPHRDVDAVANGCIEILQGNDRRCDGKWLRQETIKKFSLQVLDKRLKELIEG; this is translated from the coding sequence ATGATAGTGGAACATAAAAAGCCTGACCATTTATTTCTATTTTTAGAAGTGTTTATCCAAGAGGGGGGTATCCAATCCTATGTCAAGGATGTGTTGAGGGCATATCAAAAGTTAGATTATCAAGGCCAAGTGTTGGTTTTACGGGATAAGTATCCTGTGGATGATGATTTAATGAGCGGTAATTTGAGGTTTAAGGGTTTTGCTGATGCTTCCCCCATGATGGGTAGAATTCGGTTTATGGTTAATTTATTGTGGGGTTTGATAATCCATCGCCCCCAAAGGGTTTTTTGTGGACATATTAAGCTGGGTGGGGTGACGAGGTTATTTTGTGGTTTGTTGAATATTCCCTACACTGTTTTAACTTACGGTAAGGAGGTATGGGATACTTTACCCCCAAAACCAAGGCAGGTTTTAAATGATGCTAACCAAGTTATAACTATTAGTCGCTACAGTTGCGATCGCATTTACGAATCTAATAACATAGATAAGGATAAAATAGATATTCTGCCCTGTGTAGTGGATGCCCAGAGATTCACCATTGCCCCAAAACCCCCTGAATTGCTGGAAAAATATAACTTGCAAAATAGTAAGGTATTATTAACCGTAACTAGACTATGGTCAGGGGATATTTATAAAGGAGTAGATGTTACTATCCGGGCATTACCGAAGATCTTAAAAATTTATCCTGATGTAAAATATTTGGTAGTGGGTAGAGGAGATGACCAACCAAGACTGAAAAAGTTAAGCCGAGATTTGGGCATCGAAGAAAAAGTAATCTTTGCTGGTTTTGTACCTACCCCCGAATTAGTAAGCCATTACCAAGTCTGTGACGCTTATATTATGCCCTCCCAAGAAGGTTTTGGCATTGTTTACCTTGAAGCCATGGCTTGTGGTAAGCCCGTATTGAGTGGGGATAATGACGGTTCGGCAGATCCCTTACAGGATGGGCATTTGGGCTGGAGAGTACCCCATCGAGATGTGGATGCGGTGGCAAATGGTTGTATAGAAATTTTACAAGGAAATGACCGCCGTTGCGATGGAAAATGGTTACGGCAGGAGACTATAAAAAAATTTAGTTTACAAGTTTTGGATAAAAGATTAAAGGAATTAATTGAGGGGTAA
- the hemD gene encoding uroporphyrinogen III synthase HemD: MPTYTDNYPLAGQTILVTRAISSSSQFRKMLEKKGATVFELPALEITPPSSWDGLDSAIAHINNFEWIILTSANGVNYFWQRLEKAGKNQTNLKGIKIAVVGKKTAQVLQEYNLQADFIPPDFIADSMAENFPESLRGKQILFPRVETGGREILVQHLTQKGAHITEVSAYQSGCPKEMDETILDALQNSIIDMITFASSKTVGNFYTMVKAQHPHDTLSLFNHIAIASIGPQTSVTCQEIFGRVDMEAQEYTLDGLVRAMVAKVRG; the protein is encoded by the coding sequence ATGCCTACATATACAGACAATTATCCTTTAGCTGGACAAACTATTTTAGTTACCCGTGCTATCTCTTCTTCTAGTCAGTTTCGGAAAATGCTGGAGAAAAAAGGGGCAACAGTGTTTGAGTTGCCAGCGCTGGAGATTACCCCCCCTTCTAGTTGGGATGGGTTGGATAGTGCGATCGCACATATTAATAATTTTGAATGGATAATTTTAACCAGTGCCAATGGGGTAAACTATTTTTGGCAGAGATTAGAAAAGGCTGGAAAAAACCAAACAAACTTAAAAGGAATCAAAATTGCGGTGGTGGGAAAAAAAACTGCCCAAGTTTTACAGGAGTATAATCTACAAGCAGACTTTATTCCCCCTGATTTTATCGCCGACTCCATGGCGGAGAATTTTCCGGAGTCATTGAGGGGAAAACAAATTCTCTTCCCTCGGGTAGAAACTGGGGGGAGGGAAATTCTGGTGCAACATTTAACCCAAAAGGGGGCGCACATAACAGAGGTGTCGGCTTATCAGTCGGGTTGCCCCAAGGAAATGGATGAAACCATACTAGATGCTCTACAAAATAGCATTATTGATATGATTACTTTTGCTAGTTCTAAAACTGTGGGTAATTTTTATACCATGGTAAAGGCACAACATCCCCACGATACCCTTTCTTTATTTAATCACATTGCGATCGCCTCTATCGGTCCTCAAACCTCTGTTACTTGTCAAGAAATATTTGGTAGAGTAGATATGGAAGCCCAAGAATACACCCTTGATGGATTGGTGAGGGCTATGGTGGCGAAAGTGAGAGGTTAG
- the sds gene encoding all-trans-nonaprenyl-diphosphate synthase Sds, with translation MTTVTSLFQPVDQDLHLLIDNLTKLVGAQHPILGAAAEHLFSAGGKRIRPAIVLLVSRATMEKEDITSRHRRLAEITEMIHTASLVHDDVVDDAELRRQVPTVNSLFGNRIAVLAGDFLFAQSSWYLANLDNLQVVKLLSEVIRDFAEGEIQQGLSCFDTDVSLEKYLQKSYFKTASLMANSAKAAAVLSDTSKETAQKIYNYGKNLGLAFQIVDDILDFTSPTEVLGKPGGSDLASGNLTAPVIFAMEENPSLTMLIEREFSEEGDLEQALELVYDSNGIEKSRAMAEHHSKLALQELDCLSPSPSTQALMELTDYLLSRIK, from the coding sequence ATGACAACTGTAACCTCTCTATTCCAGCCCGTTGACCAAGATTTGCACCTCCTAATCGACAATTTAACCAAGTTAGTAGGCGCCCAACATCCCATTCTAGGAGCGGCAGCAGAGCATTTATTCAGTGCAGGGGGAAAAAGAATTCGCCCAGCGATTGTATTACTCGTGTCTCGTGCCACCATGGAAAAAGAAGACATAACCTCTCGCCATCGGCGCTTAGCAGAAATCACGGAGATGATTCATACTGCTAGTTTGGTTCATGATGATGTAGTTGATGATGCAGAATTAAGAAGACAAGTTCCCACGGTGAATAGTTTATTTGGCAATCGCATTGCTGTTTTAGCAGGGGATTTTCTCTTTGCCCAGTCATCATGGTATTTGGCAAACCTAGATAATTTACAGGTAGTCAAGTTATTATCTGAGGTAATTAGGGATTTTGCCGAAGGAGAAATTCAGCAGGGTTTGAGTTGCTTTGACACGGATGTATCTTTAGAAAAGTATTTACAAAAGAGTTATTTTAAAACCGCTTCTTTGATGGCCAATAGTGCCAAAGCCGCGGCCGTATTGAGTGATACCAGCAAGGAAACGGCACAAAAAATTTACAACTATGGCAAAAATCTGGGATTAGCTTTCCAAATTGTGGATGATATTTTAGATTTTACCTCCCCCACGGAGGTTTTGGGGAAACCGGGGGGCTCAGATTTAGCTAGTGGAAATTTAACTGCCCCTGTCATATTTGCTATGGAGGAAAATCCTTCCCTTACCATGCTCATCGAGAGAGAATTTAGTGAGGAGGGAGATTTGGAACAAGCCCTAGAATTAGTTTATGATAGTAATGGTATCGAGAAATCTAGGGCAATGGCTGAACATCACAGTAAGTTAGCTTTACAGGAGTTAGATTGTTTATCCCCTTCCCCTTCTACTCAGGCTTTGATGGAGTTGACTGATTATCTTTTAAGCAGAATTAAATAA
- a CDS encoding Ubiquinone biosynthesis monooxygenase UbiB, whose translation MKFTEPNISWERSSYSPLKRQWQIFNIAFRFIFYLLQDFCFRKNSSFQRHKRAKWLVNKLIELGPTFIKIGQALSTRPDLIPIEYITELSKLQDRVPAFASEEAIALIEAELNTSIYSIYQEFEPIPIAAASLGQVHWAKLRTGEEVVIKVQRKGLDKLFNLDFQVLKQIINLGNRILPGFKKYELKLVYQEFFELLFSEIDYINEGKNAERFRNNFHNYPKVVAPKVYWQYTTATILTLEYLPGIKINDKEALQKKAIPLKPLIETGICSYLKQLLEDGFFQTDPHPGNMAVRDDGAIIFYDFGTMAEVKGLAQEQMVQTFFAILRKDTDKVLDMLIYMGLIERMADMSAVKRLISFLLEKFRDKPVDVNAFQEISTEIYVMFEQQPFRLPPQMTFIVKALTTLDGIARNLDPEYNLMAASQPFVKNIIRSGNQGNLLVTVFNQTKIFIKEKINKPSSLESFMQEFQAKLDGGELQLRVRSLENERMFKNIYLALKTILYGSLMGFSLLNAILLVSTIYSQWAVILFGLTGLFSLFFIRSIITLTLQERFLK comes from the coding sequence ATGAAGTTTACTGAGCCGAATATATCATGGGAGCGTAGCAGTTATTCCCCCCTCAAACGTCAATGGCAGATTTTTAATATCGCCTTCCGATTTATATTTTATCTTTTACAAGATTTTTGTTTCAGAAAAAATAGTTCTTTTCAACGACATAAAAGAGCTAAATGGTTGGTTAATAAGTTAATAGAATTAGGCCCTACTTTTATTAAAATTGGTCAGGCATTATCTACTCGTCCTGACTTAATTCCTATAGAATATATTACCGAACTTAGTAAGTTACAAGATCGAGTTCCTGCTTTTGCATCTGAAGAGGCGATCGCCCTTATCGAAGCAGAATTAAACACATCTATATATAGTATCTATCAAGAATTTGAACCCATCCCCATCGCCGCAGCTAGTCTAGGGCAGGTACATTGGGCAAAATTAAGAACAGGGGAAGAAGTAGTAATTAAAGTACAAAGAAAAGGATTAGATAAATTATTTAACCTCGATTTTCAAGTATTAAAACAAATTATTAACCTAGGTAATCGCATTTTGCCTGGTTTTAAAAAGTATGAATTGAAATTAGTTTATCAAGAATTTTTCGAACTATTATTCTCAGAAATAGACTATATAAACGAAGGAAAAAATGCAGAACGTTTTCGTAATAACTTTCATAACTATCCTAAAGTAGTCGCCCCCAAAGTATATTGGCAATATACCACCGCCACCATTCTAACCCTAGAATATCTTCCAGGTATCAAAATCAACGACAAAGAAGCCCTCCAAAAAAAAGCCATTCCCCTCAAACCTCTCATCGAAACTGGTATTTGTAGTTACTTAAAACAACTATTAGAAGATGGATTTTTCCAAACAGACCCCCATCCTGGTAATATGGCAGTAAGGGATGATGGTGCAATTATTTTTTACGATTTTGGCACCATGGCAGAAGTGAAAGGACTAGCCCAAGAACAAATGGTTCAAACTTTTTTTGCTATCCTACGTAAAGATACAGATAAAGTGTTAGATATGCTCATTTACATGGGTTTAATCGAGCGTATGGCAGACATGAGTGCAGTGAAAAGATTGATTAGTTTTCTCCTTGAAAAATTTAGAGATAAACCCGTAGATGTCAACGCCTTTCAGGAAATAAGCACCGAAATTTATGTCATGTTTGAGCAACAACCCTTCCGTTTACCACCCCAAATGACATTTATCGTCAAAGCCTTAACTACCCTCGATGGCATAGCTCGAAATTTAGATCCAGAATACAACTTAATGGCGGCTAGTCAACCATTTGTCAAAAATATTATTCGCTCAGGAAATCAAGGAAATCTATTAGTAACTGTTTTTAATCAGACAAAAATATTTATCAAGGAAAAAATCAATAAACCCTCCTCCCTTGAAAGCTTTATGCAAGAATTTCAAGCCAAATTAGACGGCGGAGAATTACAGCTTAGGGTGCGATCTTTAGAAAATGAAAGGATGTTTAAAAATATTTATTTAGCGCTAAAAACCATTCTTTATGGCTCTTTAATGGGTTTTTCTTTACTAAATGCCATTTTACTGGTTTCAACTATTTATAGTCAATGGGCAGTAATTTTATTTGGTTTAACGGGATTATTCTCCCTCTTTTTTATCCGTTCAATTATTACTTTAACTCTACAAGAAAGATTTTTAAAATAA
- a CDS encoding Circadian input kinase A produces MDAIFDLDLINTVKVLKLNRLSIIRFKYDHITQSYQKNKPIPSATLEKVFDCCESQNYDADKEIKYYELSKSSLISHGWKTAPDVLILDTLKDINKYAEGGDWTEVFDLHLINSLLFIPLYLERQKTKYQPNILGSLILQSYSQKIWTNAEIEAFKWIGKKVTSDIINQQTVKKVQSLVNERTSQLRFSLDVQAKLSNKLRFHLEELRESNKVKDEFIASMSDALKTPLSNLKTGIKMLKLRNVNESLELYIDILEQECDKEINLVDNLLTIQKLRVKEMEISPQKVHISSFLQDIRQKFIEKLTESQLSLNVNAQLDFLLTDLNSFDLIIKELIFNAIKFSTAQTVIYLIIEKHLNNFIIEISNIGAEIAAEEQENIFQPFYQGNNVENVTNGGTGLGLALVKSLVENLNGTIEVSSILSPNSKDYINTFTITLPQEVHEVY; encoded by the coding sequence ATGGACGCTATTTTTGATCTTGATTTGATTAACACCGTAAAAGTCCTTAAACTAAATAGACTTTCCATTATACGGTTTAAATACGATCATATTACTCAATCCTATCAGAAAAATAAACCTATACCTTCGGCTACCCTAGAAAAGGTTTTTGATTGTTGTGAGTCTCAAAATTATGATGCGGATAAAGAAATAAAATATTATGAATTATCTAAGTCTTCTCTTATATCCCATGGATGGAAAACTGCCCCAGATGTATTAATACTAGATACTTTAAAAGACATTAATAAATACGCCGAAGGGGGAGACTGGACAGAAGTTTTTGACCTTCATTTAATCAATTCATTATTATTTATTCCTCTTTATTTAGAAAGACAAAAAACTAAATATCAACCTAATATTTTGGGTAGTTTAATTTTACAAAGCTACAGCCAAAAAATATGGACTAATGCTGAAATAGAGGCTTTTAAGTGGATTGGCAAAAAAGTAACTTCTGATATTATTAATCAACAAACTGTTAAGAAAGTTCAATCTCTGGTAAACGAGCGCACCAGTCAACTAAGATTTAGCCTCGATGTACAGGCAAAATTATCTAATAAACTAAGATTTCATTTAGAGGAATTAAGAGAATCTAATAAGGTAAAGGATGAGTTTATTGCTAGTATGAGTGATGCTTTAAAAACTCCTTTATCTAACTTAAAAACAGGAATAAAAATGCTTAAGTTACGTAATGTCAATGAATCTTTAGAACTTTACATAGATATTTTAGAACAGGAATGCGACAAGGAAATTAACTTGGTTGATAATCTTTTGACTATTCAAAAGTTAAGAGTAAAAGAGATGGAAATTAGCCCTCAAAAAGTACATATTTCATCTTTTTTACAAGATATTCGTCAGAAGTTTATAGAGAAATTAACGGAATCTCAACTTAGTTTAAATGTTAATGCTCAGTTAGATTTTTTATTAACAGATTTGAACAGTTTTGATTTAATTATTAAGGAGTTAATTTTTAATGCCATCAAGTTTTCTACCGCTCAAACAGTGATATATTTAATCATTGAAAAGCATCTGAATAATTTTATCATTGAAATATCTAATATTGGAGCAGAAATTGCGGCAGAGGAACAAGAAAATATTTTTCAACCTTTTTATCAGGGTAATAACGTTGAAAATGTCACTAATGGGGGTACTGGATTAGGACTTGCTTTAGTTAAGTCCTTGGTAGAGAATTTAAATGGTACTATTGAAGTTTCTAGTATTTTATCTCCTAATTCTAAGGACTATATCAACACTTTTACCATAACTTTACCGCAAGAAGTGCATGAAGTTTACTGA